The following are from one region of the Amycolatopsis sp. QT-25 genome:
- a CDS encoding hydroxyacid dehydrogenase, with amino-acid sequence MTELQHRPTALLVMEERRRDDVYPEAVLKEIGTLVDLREPLTRERLVEDPAAMLGVEILLSGWGAPVLDSALLGHAPDLRAVLVAAGSVRPLTTPEFWAREVPIVSAAAANAMPVAEFTLAQVLLGLKQVHRISREIRERRAYPPDPRVAGAYRSRVGLLGLGEIGALVASHLRGFDVDVLASDPVVDPATAAELGVRLVDLDELFATCPVVSLHAPLLPETEGLVNGELVARMGIGSTLINTARGAVVDEPSVIPVLRDRPDLTAVLDVTWPEPPEPDSPLYTLPNVVLTPHLAGALSAERARMGELVARELRRFVLGESLQHAVAPDRAHLRA; translated from the coding sequence ATGACCGAGCTGCAACACCGGCCGACGGCACTTCTCGTGATGGAGGAACGCCGCCGCGACGACGTTTACCCCGAGGCGGTGCTGAAGGAGATCGGCACGCTGGTGGACCTGCGTGAGCCGCTCACGCGCGAGCGACTGGTGGAGGATCCGGCGGCCATGCTAGGCGTGGAGATCCTGCTGTCCGGCTGGGGTGCCCCGGTGCTGGACTCCGCCCTCTTGGGGCACGCGCCGGACCTGCGCGCGGTGCTCGTCGCCGCCGGATCGGTCCGGCCGCTCACCACGCCCGAGTTCTGGGCGCGCGAGGTGCCGATCGTGTCCGCCGCGGCCGCGAACGCCATGCCGGTCGCCGAGTTCACCCTGGCCCAGGTCCTCTTGGGACTCAAGCAGGTGCACCGGATCTCCCGGGAGATCCGGGAGCGGCGGGCCTATCCGCCGGACCCGAGGGTCGCGGGCGCCTACCGGTCCCGGGTCGGTCTGCTCGGCCTCGGCGAGATCGGTGCTCTCGTCGCGTCGCATTTGCGTGGTTTCGACGTGGACGTGCTCGCGAGCGACCCCGTCGTCGACCCGGCGACCGCCGCCGAACTGGGCGTGCGGCTGGTGGATCTGGACGAACTGTTCGCCACGTGTCCCGTGGTCAGCCTGCACGCGCCGCTGCTTCCGGAGACCGAGGGACTGGTGAACGGGGAGCTGGTGGCCAGGATGGGCATCGGCTCGACCCTGATCAACACCGCCCGCGGCGCGGTCGTCGACGAACCGTCGGTGATCCCGGTGCTGCGCGACCGCCCGGACCTCACGGCCGTCCTCGACGTCACCTGGCCCGAACCGCCCGAGCCGGACTCGCCGTTGTACACATTGCCGAACGTGGTGCTCACCCCGCATCTGGCCGGCGCGCTGAGTGCCGAGCGAGCCCGGATGGGCGAACTCGTCGCGCGAGAGCTGCGGCGCTTCGTCCTCGGGGAGTCGCTTCAGCACGCCGTCGCCCCGGACCGGGCACATTTGCGGGCGTGA